Proteins from a genomic interval of Medicago truncatula cultivar Jemalong A17 chromosome 3, MtrunA17r5.0-ANR, whole genome shotgun sequence:
- the LOC11436998 gene encoding vacuolar cation/proton exchanger 3 isoform X1: MKRAISVGSLEGRGVIELENASLLNPSSFPKKDASFGEEDSPIDHEYRNFSQDVIKIKMLSSIKLVILSTKINLLLPFGPMAILVDKLFHSHGWVFLFSLLGIIPLAERLGYTTEQLAFFTGPAVGGLLYATFGNATELIISIHALKSGLVRLVQQSLLGSILSNLLLVLGSALFAGGLVFHKKEQLFNHADANVDFGLLLMAVMGLLFPAILHATQTESEYGTSQLSLSRFTSCIMLVAYASYVVFQLKIQKNLELSVHEDKNFNEDASNDAETPEISMWESMIWISILTGGISILSEYLVNTIEGASKQFQMPVSFLSVILLPAVGNAAEHVGSVMFAIKDKLDISLGVAVGSSIQISMFVIPFCVVVGWTIECPMDLNFKPFETTSLFMSVIIVAFMLQNGTSNYFKGIVLILCYLIVSASFFEHIDPMLVEDNPSTAGP; encoded by the exons ATGAAGAGGGCTATCTCG GTGGGATCTTTAGAGGGAAGAGGTGTGATAGAACTCGAAAACGCGAGCTTACTTAATCCTTCTTCATTTCCTAAAAAAGATGCATCATTTGGAGAAGAAGATTCACCAATTGATCATGAGTATAGGAATTTCTCACAGgatgtaataaaaattaagatgCTTAGTAGCATAAAACTTGTAATCCTTTCAACCAAGATAAACTTACTCCTGCCTTTTGGTCCCATGGCAATTTTGGTAGATAAATTGTTTCATAGTCAT GGTTGGGTCTTTCTTTTTAGCTTATTAGGCATTATACCCTTGGCAGAGCGTTTGGGATATACGACTGA GCAACTAGCTTTCTTTACTGGACCTGCGG TTGGTGGTCTTTTATACGCCACATTTGGAAATGCAACAGAATTAATTATATCAATTCACGCCCTCAAAAGTGGATTGGTTCGTCTTGTTCAACAATCGCTACTCGGTTCAATTTTATCTAACCTATTGTTAGTGCTTGGATCTGCATTATTTGCTGGTGGATTAGTATTTCATAAGAAGGAACAACTATTTAACCAT GCAGATGCAAACGTGGATTTCGGATTATTATTGATGGCGGTAATGGGACTGTTATTTCCAGCAATTCTCCATGCTACACAAACAGAATCAGAATATGGGACATCTCAGTTATCTCTTTCAAGATTTACTAGTTGCATTATGCTTGTGGCATATGCTTCCTATGTAGTGTTTCAATTGAAGATTCAGAAGAATTTAGAACTTTCAGTTCATGAG GACAAGAATTTCAATGAAGATGCTTCAAATGATGCAGAAACTCCTGAGATTTCAATGTGGGAATCAATGATATGGATTTCAATCTTAACAGGAGGTATATCTATCTTGTCAGAATACTTGGTTAACACCATAGAG gGGGCATCAAAACAGTTTCAAATGCCAGTGTCATTTCTTAGTGTTATTCTTCTTCCAGCAGTAGGGAATGCTGCTGAGCATGTTGGATCTGTTATGTTTGCTATCAAAGACAAACTT GACATATCGTTGGGCGTGGCTGTAGGATCTTCAATACAAATATCAATGTTTGTG ATTCCATTTTGTGTGGTCGTTGGATGGACGATTGAATGTCCTATGGACTTGAATTTTAAGCCTTTCGAGACAACTTCACTTTTCATGTCAGTTATCATAGTTGCCTTCATGTTGCAA AATGGAACTTCAAACTACTTCAAAGGGATTGTGCTTATTCTTTGCTATTTGATAGTTTCTGCAAGTTTTTTTGAACATATTGATCCTATGTTAGTTG aaGATAATCCCTCGACTGCCGGTCCATAA
- the LOC11436552 gene encoding glucose-1-phosphate adenylyltransferase small subunit 2, chloroplastic codes for MASMASIGVLKVPSSSSSSSSSSSSKAIARNLSFTSSQLCGDKITTVSTRRSYGCSKPFIVSPKAVSDSKNSQTCLDPDASRSVLGIILGGGAGTRLYPLTKKRAKPAVPLGANYRLIDIPVSNCLNSNISKIYVLTQFNSASLNRHLSRAYASNMGGYKNEGFVEVLAAQQSPENPNWFQGTADAVRQYLWLFEEHNVLEYLVLAGDHLYRMDYERFIQAHRESDADITVAALPMDEARATAFGLMKIDEEGRIIEFAEKPKGEQLKAMKVDTTILGLDDERAKEMPYIASMGIYVVSKHVMLDLLRDKFPGANDFGSEVIPGATELGMRVQAYLYDGYWEDIGTIEAFYNANLGITKKPVPDFSFYDRSSPIYTQPRYLPPSKMLDADITDSVIGEGCVIKNCKIHHSVVGLRSCISEGAIIEDTLLMGADYYETDADRRFLAAKGSVPIGIGKNSHIKRAIIDKNARIGDDVKIINSDNVQEAARETEGYFIKSGIVTVIKDALIPSGTVI; via the exons ATGGCTTCAATGGCTTCGATCGGTGTTCTCAAAGTACCTTCTTCTTCAtcctcatcttcttcttcatcatcatccaaaGCCATTGCACGCAACCTCTCATTCACTTCATCACAGCTCTGTGGTGATAAGATCACCACAGTTTCAACAAGAAGAAGCTATGGATGCAGCAAACCCTTCATTGTTTCTCCTAAGGCTGTTTCTGATTCCAAAAACTCTCAGACTTGTCTTGATCCAGATGCTAGCAGA AGTGTGCTTGGTATTATACTTGGAGGGGGTGCCGGGACGCGTCTTTATCCATTGACCAAGAAGCGGGCAAAACCAGCTGTTCCTCTTGGAGCAAACTATAGGCTGATTGATATCCCTGTCAGCAACTGCCTAAACAGTAACATATCAAAGATCTACGTCCTCACACAATTCAATTCAGCATCCTTGAATAGGCACTTGTCCCGTGCATATGCGAGCAACATGGGTGGTTACAAAAATGAAGGTTTCGTTGAGGTTCTTGCTGCACAGCAGAGTCCTGAGAATCCAAACTGGTTCCAG GGAACTGCAGATGCGGTGAGGCAATATTTATGGCTTTTCGAGGAGCACAATGTTTTGGAATACTTAGTTCTTGCTGGTGACCATTTGTATCGAATGGATTATGAGAGATTTATACAAGCACACAGGGAAAGTGATGCTGATATCACTGTTGCTGCATTGCCAATGGATGAAGCACGTGCCACTGCATTCGGTCtaatgaagattgatgaagagGGGCGTATAATTGAATTTGCCGAGAAGCCAAAAGGAGAACAGTTGAAAGCTATGAAA GTTGATACTACTATTTTGGGTCTCGATGACGAGAGAGCAAAGGAAATGCCTTATATTGCTAGTATGGGTATATATGTTGTAAGCAAACATGTGATGCTAGATCTGCTCCGCGACAAGTTTCCTGGTGCAAACGACTTTGGGAGTGAAGTTATTCCTGGTGCAACTGAACTTGGGATGAGA GTGCAAGCTTATTTATACGATGGATACTGGGAAGACATCGGTACAATTGAGGCTTTCTATAATGCAAATCTGGGAATCACCAAAAAGCCAGTACCGGATTTTAG TTTCTATGATCGTTCATCTCCAATCTACACCCAACCTCGGTATTTGCCTCCATCTAAGATGCTTGATGCTGATATCACCGATAGTGTTATTGGTGAAGGATGTGTAATTAAG AACTGCAAAATTCATCATTCTGTGGTTGGGCTGCGATCTTGCATATCAGAAGGTGCAATTATTGAGGACACATTGTTAATGGGGGCAGATTATTATGAG ACAGATGCTGATAGGAGGTTTTTGGCTGCTAAAGGCAGTGTTCCGATTGGTATTGGCAAGAATTCTCATATCAAAAGGGCAATTATTGACAAGAATGCTAGAATTGGAGACGATGTGAAG ATCATTAACAGTGACAATGTGCAAGAAGCTGCAAGGGAAACCGAAGGTTATTTCATAAAAAGTGGGATTGTCACAGTAATCAAGGATGCATTGATTCCAAGTGGAACTGTCATCTAA
- the LOC11429054 gene encoding uncharacterized protein, translated as MRKKSVVSGIRHRRSITPSTASPIPLLSTTNDDHNATVYNSNSDGDDNHHTHTPFPDSVPETVPVDSLDDNICITCNKLGGELLVCSQTDCPVSVHVTCIGSEPKFDDSGNFFCPYCAYKRALKKTRELREKAVLAKKALSSFLEKHQTVHKDKEEQPVEPEPETVQDHVNRNEPEANEPEVDEPKVSHSEEESNNDKENDEEKVSVSGSSVSETKDSDYEVSVAEKKVRASVKRKAAPVKKALLRERKNGGGGGGSGGGDDIDEEEVTSSRTSSLRKRVTKQNILTGKRKRLNWTAEEEKVLKEGVLKFATEDQNIPWRKILEFGCCVFDKTRTPVDLKDKWRKITSKQGCK; from the exons ATGAGAAAAAAATCCGTCGTCAGCGGTATTCGCCACCGCCGTAGTATAACACCTTCAACCGCCTCTCCCATTCCTCTCCTCTCCACCACCAACGACGACCACAATGCAACCGTCTACAACAGCAACAGCGACGGCGATGACAACCACCACACTCACACTCCATTTCCCGATTCCGTTCCCGAAACCGTACCCGTTGATTCCTTAGACGATAACATTTGCATTACCTGCAACAAACTCGGAGGCGAATTGCTCGTATGTTCCCAAACCGATTGCCCCGTTTCTGTCCACGTCACTTGCATCGGTTCCGAACCTAAATTCGATGATTCTGGAAACTTCTTTTGTCCTTATTGTGCGTACAAGCGCGCGTTGAAGAAAACTCGAGAGTTAAGAGAAAAAGCGGTTCTAGCGAAGAAAGCCCTTTCTAGCTTTTTAGAAAAACACCAAACAGTGCATAAGGATAAGGAAGAGCAACCTGTTGAACCAGAACCGGAAACGGTTCAGGATCATGTAAACCGGAATGAACCGGAAGCGAATGAACCGGAAGTGGATGAACCAAAAGTTTCTCATTCTGAAGAGGAAAGTAATAATGATAAGGAAAACGATGAAGAAAAGGTTTCTGTATCAGGTAGTTCAGTGAGTGAAACTAAAGATTCTGATTATGAGGTTTCGGTGGCGGAGAAGAAAGTTCGTGCCAGTGTTAAACGTAAGGCTGCTCCTGTGAAAAAAGCATTGCTCAGGGAACGGAaaaatggtggtggtggtggtggtagtggtggtggtgatgacaTAGACGAGGAGGAAGTTACTAGCTCCAGAACTTCAAGTCTACGAAAGCGAGT CACGAAGCAGAATATACTGACTGGAAAACGTAAGAGATTGAATTGGACagctgaagaagaaaaagttcTCAAG GAAGGAGTGTTGAAGTTTGCAACAGAAGATCAGAATATACCTTGgaggaaaattttagaatttggtTGCTGCGTGTTTGATAAGACTCGTACTCCTGTTGATCTCAAGGATAAATGGAGGAAAATTACCTCCAAGCAAG GATGCAAGTAG
- the LOC11436998 gene encoding vacuolar cation/proton exchanger 5 isoform X2, protein MKRAISGWVFLFSLLGIIPLAERLGYTTEQLAFFTGPAVGGLLYATFGNATELIISIHALKSGLVRLVQQSLLGSILSNLLLVLGSALFAGGLVFHKKEQLFNHADANVDFGLLLMAVMGLLFPAILHATQTESEYGTSQLSLSRFTSCIMLVAYASYVVFQLKIQKNLELSVHEDKNFNEDASNDAETPEISMWESMIWISILTGGISILSEYLVNTIEGASKQFQMPVSFLSVILLPAVGNAAEHVGSVMFAIKDKLDISLGVAVGSSIQISMFVIPFCVVVGWTIECPMDLNFKPFETTSLFMSVIIVAFMLQNGTSNYFKGIVLILCYLIVSASFFEHIDPMLVEDNPSTAGP, encoded by the exons ATGAAGAGGGCTATCTCG GGTTGGGTCTTTCTTTTTAGCTTATTAGGCATTATACCCTTGGCAGAGCGTTTGGGATATACGACTGA GCAACTAGCTTTCTTTACTGGACCTGCGG TTGGTGGTCTTTTATACGCCACATTTGGAAATGCAACAGAATTAATTATATCAATTCACGCCCTCAAAAGTGGATTGGTTCGTCTTGTTCAACAATCGCTACTCGGTTCAATTTTATCTAACCTATTGTTAGTGCTTGGATCTGCATTATTTGCTGGTGGATTAGTATTTCATAAGAAGGAACAACTATTTAACCAT GCAGATGCAAACGTGGATTTCGGATTATTATTGATGGCGGTAATGGGACTGTTATTTCCAGCAATTCTCCATGCTACACAAACAGAATCAGAATATGGGACATCTCAGTTATCTCTTTCAAGATTTACTAGTTGCATTATGCTTGTGGCATATGCTTCCTATGTAGTGTTTCAATTGAAGATTCAGAAGAATTTAGAACTTTCAGTTCATGAG GACAAGAATTTCAATGAAGATGCTTCAAATGATGCAGAAACTCCTGAGATTTCAATGTGGGAATCAATGATATGGATTTCAATCTTAACAGGAGGTATATCTATCTTGTCAGAATACTTGGTTAACACCATAGAG gGGGCATCAAAACAGTTTCAAATGCCAGTGTCATTTCTTAGTGTTATTCTTCTTCCAGCAGTAGGGAATGCTGCTGAGCATGTTGGATCTGTTATGTTTGCTATCAAAGACAAACTT GACATATCGTTGGGCGTGGCTGTAGGATCTTCAATACAAATATCAATGTTTGTG ATTCCATTTTGTGTGGTCGTTGGATGGACGATTGAATGTCCTATGGACTTGAATTTTAAGCCTTTCGAGACAACTTCACTTTTCATGTCAGTTATCATAGTTGCCTTCATGTTGCAA AATGGAACTTCAAACTACTTCAAAGGGATTGTGCTTATTCTTTGCTATTTGATAGTTTCTGCAAGTTTTTTTGAACATATTGATCCTATGTTAGTTG aaGATAATCCCTCGACTGCCGGTCCATAA